One window from the genome of Sporichthyaceae bacterium encodes:
- a CDS encoding dienelactone hydrolase family protein, translating to MAMRDYLVGEVTEEYGHGLLTRREALRRLGLLGVGVTAATALLAACGGGNSAKPVATAAPTPPQATPPPGADGPIRFSANGVDYRAAFKAPSGDPNGAVLIVHENKGLTTHFYDLVRRFAARGYTALCVDLLSRAGHDGTAGFTDQAAATGVLSRTPTEQLVADLHAGADELLRRADVADLGVVGFCFGGGMAWNLLQAGPGQEKRLKVAVPFYGPAPAQPDFTGSKAAVLAIYGALDARVDASRDAIEQALGDAGLRHEIVTYPDADHAFYNDTGPRYNATAAAQATTKMFDWLDTYLAGQTPPKEESDPGGNPGSASPLPVHTHDSGAG from the coding sequence ATGGCGATGCGCGACTACCTGGTGGGCGAGGTCACCGAGGAGTACGGGCACGGACTGCTGACCCGCCGCGAGGCGCTGCGGCGGCTGGGGCTGCTGGGCGTCGGGGTGACGGCCGCAACGGCGTTGCTGGCCGCGTGCGGCGGCGGTAATTCCGCGAAGCCTGTGGCGACCGCGGCCCCAACGCCGCCGCAGGCCACCCCGCCACCGGGTGCGGACGGTCCGATCCGGTTCAGCGCCAACGGGGTCGACTACCGCGCCGCCTTCAAGGCGCCGTCCGGGGATCCCAACGGCGCGGTGCTGATCGTGCACGAGAACAAGGGGCTGACCACACACTTCTATGATCTGGTCCGCCGGTTCGCGGCCCGCGGGTACACCGCGTTGTGCGTGGACCTGCTCTCCCGCGCGGGTCACGACGGTACGGCGGGATTCACCGACCAGGCCGCGGCCACCGGCGTACTGTCCCGGACGCCCACCGAACAGTTGGTCGCTGACCTGCATGCGGGGGCCGACGAACTGCTGAGGCGGGCCGACGTCGCCGATCTCGGCGTTGTCGGGTTCTGCTTCGGCGGCGGCATGGCCTGGAACCTGCTGCAGGCCGGCCCCGGCCAGGAGAAGCGACTGAAGGTGGCCGTGCCGTTCTACGGCCCGGCCCCCGCACAGCCGGACTTCACCGGGTCGAAGGCCGCCGTGCTCGCCATCTACGGCGCGCTGGACGCCCGGGTCGACGCGAGCCGGGACGCCATCGAGCAGGCGCTGGGGGATGCCGGCCTGCGCCACGAGATCGTCACCTACCCCGACGCCGACCACGCCTTCTACAACGACACCGGCCCTCGCTACAACGCCACCGCAGCGGCACAGGCCACCACGAAGATGTTCGACTGGCTGGACACTTACCTGGCCGGACAGACGCCGCCCAAGGAGGAGTCGGACCCGGGGGGAAATCCCGGAAGCGCATCGCCCCTGCCGGTGCACACGCACGACTCGGGCGCGGGCTGA
- the pgl gene encoding 6-phosphogluconolactonase, translating to MSTVIVHRDPETLAGAVAARLVTRLVDAQAATGSASVVVTGGGIGIATLSALANMPAKDAIDWRRLDVWWGDERFVPAADPDRNEKQAREALLDKVPLDPERIHAMPSSDGPHGDDPEAAAESYSKALSAATRPEDHGVAPSFDVVLLGVGPDGHVASLFPERPALHETERAAVAVRGAPKPPPIRISLTMPAIRNAREVWLLVAGKEKAPAVRMALSGAGWVQIPAAGAQGRSRTLWLLDRAAAGEVPRSLTRLASP from the coding sequence ATGAGCACTGTGATCGTGCACCGTGACCCCGAAACGTTGGCCGGGGCGGTGGCCGCGCGGCTGGTCACCCGGTTGGTGGACGCGCAAGCGGCGACCGGCAGCGCCTCGGTGGTGGTCACCGGCGGCGGCATCGGCATCGCCACGCTGTCCGCGCTGGCCAACATGCCGGCCAAGGACGCCATCGACTGGCGCCGGCTGGACGTGTGGTGGGGCGACGAGCGATTCGTGCCGGCCGCGGACCCCGACCGCAACGAGAAGCAGGCCCGGGAGGCGCTGCTGGACAAGGTGCCGCTGGACCCGGAGCGGATCCACGCGATGCCGTCCTCGGACGGGCCGCACGGCGACGATCCGGAAGCTGCCGCGGAGTCTTACTCAAAGGCACTGTCCGCGGCCACCCGCCCGGAGGATCACGGTGTCGCGCCGAGCTTCGACGTGGTGCTGCTCGGCGTCGGTCCGGATGGGCACGTCGCCTCGCTGTTCCCGGAACGCCCCGCCTTGCACGAGACGGAGCGGGCCGCGGTGGCGGTGCGCGGCGCCCCGAAGCCGCCGCCGATCCGGATCAGCCTGACCATGCCCGCCATCCGTAACGCCCGCGAGGTGTGGCTGTTGGTGGCCGGTAAGGAGAAGGCCCCTGCGGTGCGCATGGCGTTGTCCGGTGCCGGCTGGGTGCAGATCCCGGCGGCCGGTGCGCAGGGTCGCAGCCGGACGCTGTGGCTGCTGGACCGCGCGGCGGCCGGCGAGGTCCCGCGGTCGTTGACCAGGCTCGCCTCGCCCTGA